Genomic window (Bacillus vallismortis):
TAAAAGGAGAATATGTCGGAGCCGATCCATGGCAGGACGGACGTACGCTTGAATGGACTGTTTCTTCACCGCCGCCTGAGTATAATTTTAAACAGCTTCCTTTTGTCAGAGGGCTTGATCCGCTTTGGATTGAGAAGCAGGCAGGACACAGCTCAATGACGCCGGCTGAACCGGTTGATGATATTCATATGCCGAACGGCTCAATCCTGCCGCTCATTATTTCTTTCGGCCTCTTTGTCGCAGCGTTCGGGCTGATGTACAGAACCGATCACGCTTGGGGGCTGCCGGTGATCTTTATCGGACTCGGTATCACATTTATTACGATGCTGCTTCGCTCAGTCATTGATGATCACGGCTATCATATTCATAAAGAAGAACTGCCGAACGATGATAAAGGGGTGAAGGCATAATGCAAATTGAAGAAAAATTCACCGCAGAAACCTTTCCAGCTTCTCCCGAAAAAGTAACACTGGAAGGGAAAAATAAATTTTTAGGCTTTTGGCTTTTCCTTGGAGGAGAGACAGTTCTGTTCGCGTCTCTCTTCGCAACGTTTCTCGCACTCCGGAATTCAAACGCCGGTGACCCGCCTACGACGGAAATGTTTGATGTGACGCTTGTGTTTATCGCCACAATGCTTTTATTAACAAGCAGTTTAACGAGTGTGTACGCGATGTACCACATGAAGAACTTTTCCTTCGGCAAAATGCAGCTTTGGCTGGGAATTACGATCTTATTGGGGGCGGGATTTTTAGGGCTGGAAATCTATGAGTTTAAGCATTACACCCATGAGTTTGGCTTTACCATCACAAGCTCTGCACTCGGTTCCGCGTTTTACACGCTCGTCGGTACACACGGCGCTCACGTGGCATTTGGGCTTATGTGGATCAGCACGCTGATGATACGCAATGCCAAAAGGGGACTGAACCTGTATACGGCGCCTAAGTTTTATGTTGCCAGTCTGTATTGGCACTTTATTGATGTCGTGTGGGTCTTTATCTTTACCGTTGTATATTTAATGGGGATGGTGGGATAAACATGGTCGGTAAAAAAAGCAGGGGGCATATCAACAGCGATCTTGAATTTAAGAAAAAGAAGCATGCTCAGGAGATGAAATATCAGGTTCTGTCTTTTGGCTTAATGATTGGACTAACGATTGTTGCCTTTCTGACTGTGGCAACGGACGGTGTCGCCAGCTGGTTTACGATTCCTTTCATTATTCTGCTTGCTGCGATTCAAGTCATCTT
Coding sequences:
- the ctaE gene encoding cytochrome c oxidase subunit III, with the translated sequence MQIEEKFTAETFPASPEKVTLEGKNKFLGFWLFLGGETVLFASLFATFLALRNSNAGDPPTTEMFDVTLVFIATMLLLTSSLTSVYAMYHMKNFSFGKMQLWLGITILLGAGFLGLEIYEFKHYTHEFGFTITSSALGSAFYTLVGTHGAHVAFGLMWISTLMIRNAKRGLNLYTAPKFYVASLYWHFIDVVWVFIFTVVYLMGMVG
- the ctaF gene encoding cytochrome c oxidase subunit IVB, which translates into the protein MVGKKSRGHINSDLEFKKKKHAQEMKYQVLSFGLMIGLTIVAFLTVATDGVASWFTIPFIILLAAIQVIFQLYYFMHMNQKGHEAPALFLYSGMFVAFITVLAFVTIIWW